In one window of Candidatus Avedoeria danica DNA:
- a CDS encoding DMT family transporter, producing the protein MAEPADRTARGVWLPVASLVAAVLAISTSAILIQAARSEVPALAMATWRMVLAALVSGSFAVASPRARRELTAIDRRGWAMVALAALFLALHFGLWVPSVTGTKIVSSVALVTTSPLWVAVLAPRWIGEHVGWQLRAAVLVGFGGAITIMLGDAMSFGRSHLIADALALGGALAVACYFMVARRLRQRLALRSYLAAVYAATAVILLAAALTTGTPLGGWPMRSWLLVGAFALFPQLVGHSTLNWALARLSATYVAAATLFEPVGSAVLAFWIFGQVPVSTAWIGGALVLLALGWATLAERPAVRRATAPANEEARADTPDSEEDDAPLP; encoded by the coding sequence GTGGCGGAGCCTGCCGATCGCACCGCACGAGGCGTGTGGCTGCCCGTCGCCTCGCTTGTGGCCGCCGTCCTCGCGATCAGCACGTCGGCCATCCTCATCCAGGCCGCACGCTCCGAAGTGCCGGCGCTGGCGATGGCCACGTGGCGGATGGTGCTCGCAGCGCTCGTGTCAGGCTCGTTCGCCGTGGCTTCGCCGCGCGCCCGCCGCGAGCTTACGGCGATCGACCGTCGTGGTTGGGCCATGGTGGCGCTGGCGGCGCTCTTCCTGGCGTTGCACTTCGGCCTCTGGGTGCCGTCCGTCACGGGCACCAAGATCGTGAGCTCGGTGGCGTTGGTCACAACGAGCCCGCTGTGGGTGGCCGTCCTCGCGCCCCGCTGGATCGGCGAACACGTGGGTTGGCAGCTGCGGGCCGCGGTGCTCGTCGGGTTCGGCGGCGCGATCACGATCATGCTCGGCGACGCAATGTCGTTCGGACGCAGCCACTTGATCGCCGACGCGCTCGCGCTTGGAGGGGCGCTGGCCGTGGCCTGCTACTTCATGGTGGCCCGACGGCTGCGGCAGCGACTGGCGCTGCGATCCTACCTGGCCGCCGTGTACGCCGCAACCGCCGTGATCCTCCTGGCGGCGGCATTGACCACCGGCACCCCGCTTGGCGGATGGCCGATGCGCTCGTGGCTGCTGGTCGGCGCGTTTGCCCTCTTCCCGCAGCTCGTCGGCCACAGCACGCTCAACTGGGCGCTCGCCCGACTGTCGGCCACGTATGTTGCGGCGGCGACGCTCTTCGAGCCTGTCGGCAGCGCGGTCCTCGCGTTCTGGATCTTCGGACAAGTGCCCGTCAGCACCGCTTGGATCGGCGGCGCCCTCGTCCTGCTCGCGCTCGGCTGGGCGACGCTGGCGGAGCGCCCGGCCGTGCGCCGCGCCACCGCACCGGCGAACGAAGAAGCCAGGGCCGACACTCCCGATTCGGAGGAAGATGATGCCCCACTCCCCTGA
- a CDS encoding acyl-CoA thioesterase has product MPHSPDVHAYPLRVRYAETDAAGLAHHGSYLPWFEAARVEWLRAHGILYAELEREGYHLAVVEAFVRYVAPARFDDALLVRTGLVDMRSREATFVYEVVTDTAHPRQLANGRTRHICLFRGQVAKLPEGVRRLAGA; this is encoded by the coding sequence ATGCCCCACTCCCCTGACGTGCACGCCTACCCGCTTCGCGTCCGCTACGCCGAGACCGACGCGGCCGGTCTCGCCCATCACGGAAGCTACCTGCCGTGGTTCGAGGCTGCGCGCGTGGAGTGGCTGCGCGCGCACGGCATCCTGTACGCCGAGCTGGAGCGAGAGGGCTATCACCTGGCCGTCGTCGAGGCATTCGTCCGCTACGTGGCCCCGGCCAGGTTCGATGATGCCCTGCTGGTGCGGACGGGTCTCGTCGACATGCGCAGCCGCGAGGCGACGTTCGTCTACGAGGTCGTCACCGACACGGCCCATCCGCGCCAGCTGGCAAATGGCCGAACCCGCCACATCTGCTTGTTCCGCGGGCAAGTGGCCAAGCTGCCCGAAGGGGTGCGCCG